atatttttatcttctctataaaaggaaagaaaacaaaaacaagcctaTTCCACCATTCAGATATTAATAGTAATGAATCATTAATCAAAATCGTGACTTAAAATATAACAGCATTTGAGTAATTACCACCCAGGTAACGGAATCTTCTTTTAAGTCGTtagaattatttgaaataatttaaatgaagaaactgagccaaAAATAGTTAGATCTCACTTCCTTTGTCTACGTCTTGAGATAAAGTAAGCCCCCTCTTCCATGCTTCTGAAAAGAACAATCTTAAAAAAGAGCAGCCGGGAAAGCCTAGTTCTGCTCTTTGACAGGCAAAAGCTGGTGAAGTCGTAATAAAGGCAATTAATGTTACATCTGTCCTAACACAACAATGCTCTCAGCTCCTGTCCTCTTCTGCCAGATTTCTGTGTcctaaaaaaatctttgaataaTTCTCTTGCTAAAAGCCACATCCATCCTGAGGGGGAGGATGGCAGAACCCATTATAGAATATTCTAATAattgtttcaagttttttttgGTCCATTCAATCAAtaaatcatattcttttttttttaagctgcttAGTATGTGGTATCTTGATTCGTTTGGACTAAGTAGGTGGGCTAAAGTAAAATGATCAAGATTTTATTGTCAAATAAGAAGTTCTGCAAATACATATTCCTGAAGGATCTTATTGGAAATTGCACACACGTGCAGGGAGTAAGATTTTCCACATCGGCACATCCTCCTTCTTGCTTCCCAAGTAGCATCCTGGTAAATCCTGGAAAATATGAATGCGAGAAGGAAAACCCTATTGTAGCCCAGTTTGGAATCAGAAGTTCTCTGCAGAATCAAATTTAGACTCTTCTTTTGCATTACTAAATGACCCAGTGAAAGTTTCTCTGGAGGAGACTCACAGAAGAGCGAAGCAAAGATTCCTATGCAGATTTTCTTATTCTTAAGTCTGAGATTGTAACATGCTAACAAGTCTGTAAGACCAACTAGAACGCCATTTACAGAGGCACAGATTCCCCTCTAGGGAAAATAACTGATATATGGAAAAGACACAAATATTAgagtcttctttggaaaaagcaGTCAGGAAGAATTACATGATAGGAGAGAAAACTGCTTTTGGATTGTGGTAAAAGAAGTAGCTTTGAGAATTGTGCAAAAatattccttggtattttgtttctttttcatgcaCAGAATCACAAAATGAATTGTGTTTTCAGAAGTCAATTTGATCTGTAGCCATTTCAGCCATCCCAAGAATGCTCTTAAGGCAGCATATAAAAGAACACAGGAAATCCTTTCATGAGCGCTAAGGCATAAACACAATTTAGTTTTGGTAATAAAAACATGGTATTCTTATAAGTTTAAATAAATCTGTTGAGATTGCctattctttttcttgagacggagtctggcattgttgcccaagctggagtgcagcggcgccatctcagctcactgcaacctccgcctcccgggttcaagcgactctcctgcctcagcctcctgagtagctaggattacaggtgcctgccaccgcgcccagctaatttttgtatttttagtagagatcgggttttcaccatgttggccaggctggtcttgaactcctgacctcaagtgatcctcccacctctgcctcccaaagtgctgggattacaggcgtgagccaccctgcctggccgaGGTTGGCAATTCTGACGAAACAATCATAACATTTTGGAAATGAAAACTGTCTTAGAGACCTAACCAATAttttaagaagaggaaatggaggaTGAGTGAAAAAGCGATGTGTCTATATGTGTTAATTAAAGACTAAAGATCTGGAGGAGGCTATGCACTGCAGACACTATTAACAGAATGGAGTCCATGTAAATAAACAAAGGGGTGCTCAAAGTTAAAGGGAAAGGCAACAAATTTGTTTGGGGAAGAGCAGGAGTTCATGGTGGTCACACACATAAGAAGAAATGTAGTTTTTCACGGGAATAGTATCTTTTCTCCATGGTGCCatgatgcttttattattttgtgtgtaaTTTCTCATAACTGGAAAGCATTTCAGCCCCTTCCCAGTCCTTACAGGTTGATCATTTTTTCTCTCGGATTCAGCCACAAAGGCAGCTCTACCACTCATCATGTGTCTGTCTTTGACTTTGTCATGTTGGGAAGACTCAGGACCCCACCTATTTTTACCCACAGGGCCCTCTGTGCCTATGAAAGTGAGGTCCCAGCAGTCCTTGTGGACATATCACAATCTAAAATTCAGGAATAAGAAAATCTACATAGGAATCTCTGCTTCACTCACCTGTGAGACTCTTCCAGGCTAATTTTCTTTGGGTCATGTGGTAATGCAAGAGAAAGTTGATTCTATAGCAACTTCTGAGCACAGACTTGGCTGCAATATGTTTCCCCTTTACACAGTCATATTTTCCAGGATTTAATGGGATGTCTCTTGGGAGGCAAGAAAGAGAATATGCCAGTGTGGAAAACCTTAACTCCTGCACGTTGAAAATTTCAAGTTCTGCTCTTTTGGATATTTAAGTAAGGACCTGGGTGGTGATTTGCTCACCCAGAGATTTTCTCTgtcaatctctgtctctctctctcaacttcaaataataaaaaacgcataaattaaaaagtgaaaaatatccAAACAATCCTTCCTTCTGTTGATTTTCATTAGGCACATTTCAAAGGGTTACTGATCATTCATTATGAACTACAGACTTCAGATCTGTATCCATCCTTTGGAGACAGAAGATAAGTAGCAATGTTATTGGGTTTCTGATTGTGTTTGTAGTGCATCAGgtacaaattattaaatatttcctgCCAATTCtggaaacaataaaatagaacaatctaTCTTTGTTCTTTTACTGTAAAGCCCTGAAATTAAAGTAGTGTGACTTTGTGATGTCGTTAAGTGCTGAGGATAGCAGTTCATTAATATGACTATGTGAATTACACCTGAGGGCGGGAGGGGGCGCTGTTTCAGAATCCAGCCTCTTTAGAGAGCAAAACAATAGGACACCAGGACGGCAAGCCAAACCCAGGGCTCTTCAGTGAAGACCACGATACAAGGCTTTCTACGTTATCTGACAATGAGATAGCTTTGCTTTCTGCTTGTTATTGTCTCTCTGGCCACTACGGCGGGTGGCGTTGATTAAAGTCTGTAGAAGTCCCTTGCTTTGCTCTATATTTACATTGGGAAGTACAAGATGGCTTCTCTTGGCAAGGCatcaaattacattttaaaaggaaacaaaaaataattgtagCACAGGGTCAGCAGTTGGATCTCTGTTTGTAAGTGTTGTTGGGCAGAATGGCCATATGGCAGGAGGGGAAATCAAGGTACAAGTCAAATAAGTCACCTTCCCAAGGTCACCTGCTAAGCagtagagctgggattccaggctttGTGTATTTGTACATGCCATGCTGTGCTGCCTCTGAATTGCACTTGAGATGTGGGGTCTAGGCCTGGTCTTGCCTAATATCGTGGCCAGTGTTAGGAAAACCACTAATCCGTCTGAACCTTAGTAACAGTGCCTAAAAGGTGAGGATGTTGACACTTACCATGCCTAATTCAAGAGTTTATGGTGAGGATCAAAGGAGATTAtgtattaaaagtattttataaaatacaaaatatgagaATAATGAAAAGAGTCTAAAAAATATAAGACTAAAATAAATGTCACATTGTCTTATAGCGTGTTCTGTATGTTGCATTTGGAGTGTGGCATCCTTGGGCGTGGTTCAgtagtttcttcttttcctgtaatTGCAGTGTTGAGACCTAGGGGCTTGCCCAGATATGCACTCAATTTTCAGCACAATATTTTATAGATGGAATAGAAGTACACATCACCATCTGTGCAAGAGGCCTTGGAGGTAAACAACCTGAGGCAGTAAGTGGACCTTCCAGGATCCAGATTCTAATAAATCAACTCTTAAAAAGGCATTTATGAAATGCTCAGGGTCATTTGAATACAGATTGGCTGTTAAATTGTATTTAGGAATGAATGCTGATTTTTTCCAGGGGTGATAATAGTATTGGGGTTCTATTTTACAAAACGAGTTCTTTCCCCCTGAGTTACACCTTCTAGAGTATTTTCAAATGGGcacctttgaaataatttatttttatttgagataatCTAGGAGAGAGTTATCAAGGGATGAAACAAGACTAACCACATATTGAGGCTGGGCGATGCCTACGCGAAGGGCCAttacactgttttggtagaaagGGCACAatccagcctcagtttccacccTGACAAGGTGAGGATGATGCTGCTTACCATGACTAGAAGCTCGTACGTGGCATTATGTCCTTCTATTAGGAAGCACAGGGTAGCAGGTTGTCTTTCTGGCTTATTTGAATCGCTGTTGACATTCCTTGGCTAGATCCCTGTTTCCCTATGTGTTTGCAAAATGGCGACACTCCTCATTTATTAGCTGGACTGCTTTCGAAGAGAGAAGCTTTTGACTACCTTAAAATTTGGTTTGGACAGGAAAGGCAGGCAGGTCAAATGTTTCATCACTCACCTTTCTTTACAGGTTTTCAGGATCAAGAATCCACAGCTCAGCgcagggctgctctctgctgccCTCTGCTGGATGGGACCCTCCACAGACGCCCACTTGATCAACCCCTTAAGCTCCAATGGGTTCCCAAGCTTGTCATCACACATCacctcttttgtttttctcctcagAGGTCTATGTTTTGAAATATAGTGTATTCTAAACAAGGCACACTTAACATTGatttactttacattttaattaacacACGATATATATAACTCCTGAGCAAAACTTTCGATCGGAAAAGAAAACCGATATTATCAGgataaaaatgatgtttttcttAGGTTTATAGCTGATTAGGTAGACATATTTTTTGTTCAACTTATAAAGTGTTGAAACTCATGCTTAACTCCCATTGTTATTCTCCATTATCACAACCAGAGGCGGTTTTCCAGCCTGTATTCTTCTTCAGTCTCCTATATTGGCTTTGCATTGAGTGGAAGCTCAGCAAACCTTCTTTGATAACTGAACCCGTGGTTGCAATGGGGATGCCCTTGCTGCTAGGCCGCAGGAAGGAAAGCTACTGAGGTCCTACTTCCAGCGACTCTAGGGACCAGCACTACTGCGTTTCAGGGTTTTGTACGATTCAGTAAGCTCTCATCCCATTTTCTCAAACAGCATGCATAGGTGTTGGGACATCTTCCAATTCTGTATTCTTGGCTGCGACATTTCTTCCGGCAACGGGCAGTCCCATAACCACATATTCTGTCCAATTCAAATTCGCTTCTCACTAGATAACGGGATATGGCACTGTCATTAATTGCTTACTGGCACCAAAAGGCAAGGCTTTGGCAGAAGGTGTTTTCAGAGGGGGATAGAGAATGCTAGTGCATGGTGGTAGAGGTTTTCCTGGACCCCCATCCTCCTCCACTTTCCTAGATGATTGACTTGACCTTCTGATTCCCAACCAGCatggattttatttgaaaatgtacatCATTCCATGTCACAGCTATTTTCAAAATCCCTGCAAGTTtactattgttttctttattaaatcTCTCCAAGCCCCTTACTGGGTCTCCAAAGCAATCGTGATCTGATCTTGGGCCACTTTTTCAGACTCAAGCTTTTCCACTGTGGCCCTCACTCTGTCCATGAAACTCTTGCCGGCTTCCCTTCTGTTCCATGTGAGCTTACTCTTTGCTATCCTAGTACCTTCACGTGcactgtcccctctgcctggaaggtttttcttccttcccataAGTGGATTCTTTGAACTTTTATGTCTCAACCTTAAGTTCCCAATATTGGGCAAATCTTTCTCTGTCCTCTTCGTGTATTGAAATGCCCCAAAAGTATTTTTCTCCCTATGCGTTTGTTATTCTTTTATATCACCTATCGCAAGTTGTAgttatatatctatgtatctatataggtatatgtatatacatatatagagagagatacatacaaacatagatatagagatgtatatatgtatgtatattttgttatttgctaTTCTCATTCGAACTATGAGCTCCCTGACAATGAGGCCCATGTTTATGTTGCTTACCATTGTGTAACTGCTACGAGGAACGTAGCCTGTTCTCAGTAAGGACGTGGAGAGTAAATGATTGGATAGACTAGAGCAGAATAAACTAGAGTGGTTGCAAGTAGAGCGGAGGAAACTAGAAAGGAGCAGAATCCTGATTGTTCGGCCGTTGGCCCAGAGCAGTTTTCAGGAGACATGGATTTAGCTTCTCAGTCTCAGGGTGCGCTCTCTGAGGCTGAAAGCAGCTTTGTAAAACTCATTATCTCACATGACACACTGATAGGATCTTACAGAGATATCAGGAAAACCCAGAAGCAAGGCTGATGGTAGGGAGGACGGCGTAAGGTGGACCGAGAGAGTCTCGCTGGAGAGAGCTTTGCGAGAGGTTCTCTAGCAAACTCAGCAGGAGTCAGGCTTGGGGGAGGGTGTCAGAGGAACCCTGGGGAGAGGAGAGTCAGGGCTGCAAATGGACCTCTTTGCAGAGGTCGGGGCCCAAGAGTCCTAATTTCATCTTAGCCTTAAGTCCTTCTCCCCTGTTGCATCTGTTCCTTTTCTACAAAGCAGAAACGGGCTGCTAATCCTCGCACCAGGGTTTTATGTCTTTCATTTGTTCTGGTAAAGAGAAGCCTCCTGTTTCTGATGCTTAGGTATCAAGGTTCTTTGTCCAGGATGTAGGTGAGGACTAAAAGGCAGTTTGACCAATTCATGTGCTTGATAGGATATTGAAGGGGTTAATATTTGGAATGGCCCCACAGTGGGTGATGAGGAAAGACTGTTTTGCTGTAGGCTTCATTCAAAAGCAAGCCCTTGTGGTCACAGTACAAGGCAATGAAGAAAGGAGTGAGGTGGGCTGCAGTGTGTATCATGCTGAGGGAGTAGGTGGAGGTTGAGTAGCAGATATGTGCCTTCTGACATATCTGTGGCAGGTCACTTTACAACCTGGAgttagaggaggaaaaagaggacaGCATGCTCGCTCAGGGAAAACGAAGCTTAGCGTTAGGGGAGAAGAAGAATAGACTAGGAAGAGAACACAACCTTTAAAATGTTAGACTGTCAGTTTCAAACAAGCCCTCACAGGCCATCTATTTAGAGATGGGaattaaggctcagagaaggaaagtgactaatctgaggtcacacagcaacttATGTGTCAAAGCTGGAACAAAAACCTAGTTGGTATGTCTTATAGTCTGAGTAAACACAATGCAAAAGGGAGAATACGGTCCATACACTAAGGCTGAGTAATAAATATATCCTAAGCAATAAATACATTCCAGGGTAGACTACACTACACTAGTTTCTTTCTTGCATAAGCAATTTTCCTCCTCTGCTCTACAGACCCAGAAAATCTTAGACAGGTCTCAGGTCTTAGTTaatgtagaaagt
This genomic stretch from Pan paniscus chromosome 7, NHGRI_mPanPan1-v2.0_pri, whole genome shotgun sequence harbors:
- the LOC117981344 gene encoding beta-defensin 104A; this encodes MQRLVLLLAISLLLYQDLPVRSEFELDRICGYGTARCRKKCRSQEYRIGRCPNTYACCLRKWDESLLNRTKP